The Bacillus sp. FJAT-27916 genomic interval AAGGAGTCCTTATAGGGCGGAAGCTCACCTTCAAATGGCTTTACCATATTTGCCGGCACATTTGTCTGCTCCAGATGAGCGAGTGCCTTTCTTTCATGAAAGAAATCCACATCCGCCTGCTTAGGATTATGAAGGTCACCCTGCATTGGGTGCTTTAGAACAGCGAGTGTCTTGACGACGATATAGCCATTAGGGCGTATTTGGGTAATCTCCCCGGCATATTTCCCTGTCTTATAAAAGGCTGTTACATAATCCCCGATTTGTAATTCACTCATATCCATCCCTCCAAAATTATGTACTCTCCTCATCATACCTTTTTACCTGGTTCACATACATGAAAAAGTCTCAACGTCAGAGGTGCTTTTTCATAGAAAATCGTGTAAAGTGAGAACTTGGAGGCAGGTAAAGATGAAAATACGACTAATAATGCTTGCAATGATCCTCCTTGGTGGAGCTGCTTGGTATTATTTCAGCAAAAATGTGGAAAACCAACAGCATGCGGAAAGCATGATGGAGCTTGACCAGACTATTTTAGAGAAAGAAGGCGACGATACAATGACAGTATTACCTCAATTCACAGACGTACAAGGCAATGAAAGACTCGTGGAAATGGTAACGAATAAAGGGAATATCAAAATTAAATTATTCCCGGAACAAGCGCCAAAAGCGGTAGAAAACTTCCTGACACATGCGGAGAACGGCTATTATGACGGCCTCATTTTCCACCGTGTTATCAATGATTTCATGATCCAAGGCGGAGACCCGAATGGAACAGGAACTGGTGGAGAAAGTATCTGGGGACAGCCGTTCGAAGATGAGTTCACAATGGATCTCTTCAACTTCCGCGGTGCATTGTCCATGGCTAATGCTGGTCCTGGCACAAACGGAAGCCAATTCTTCATCGTTCAAAAGAATGAAGTGGAATCCAACTTGCGCGGTCAAATGGAACAAGCAGGCTATCCTGCTGAAGCAGTCGAAAAATATATGGAAGTCGGCGGAACACCTTGGCTTGACCACAGACACACTGTATTCGGTCAAGTTGTCGAAGGCATGAATGTTGTCGATGACATTGCCGGAACAAAGGTTGGCCCGAACGACAAGCCGGTATATGATGTTGTTATTGAGAAAATTAATATCTTAAACTAATAATTGAGCTGGAGCTGAGTGGAGTAAATCCCATTCAGCTCCATTTTTTATTTAGAGCAGCGGGGAGTTCGTTCCAAAATGATCTAGTAGAAAACAACTTAGAGCCCTTATGCTGAGGGGGCGGGTGATTTCACCCAAATCCTTTCAGGCTAATATCCCCTAATAGATTTTTATGGTAAAGTTTAACATATAGACGAAGGGGTGAGATGAATTGA includes:
- a CDS encoding kinase-associated lipoprotein B → MSELQIGDYVTAFYKTGKYAGEITQIRPNGYIVVKTLAVLKHPMQGDLHNPKQADVDFFHERKALAHLEQTNVPANMVKPFEGELPPYKDSLAEALSVLRRDLREDPSDWAARSLECLERLESEYNL
- a CDS encoding peptidylprolyl isomerase, which encodes MTVLPQFTDVQGNERLVEMVTNKGNIKIKLFPEQAPKAVENFLTHAENGYYDGLIFHRVINDFMIQGGDPNGTGTGGESIWGQPFEDEFTMDLFNFRGALSMANAGPGTNGSQFFIVQKNEVESNLRGQMEQAGYPAEAVEKYMEVGGTPWLDHRHTVFGQVVEGMNVVDDIAGTKVGPNDKPVYDVVIEKINILN